The following proteins are encoded in a genomic region of Drosophila bipectinata strain 14024-0381.07 chromosome XL, DbipHiC1v2, whole genome shotgun sequence:
- the Inx7 gene encoding innexin inx7 — MLNTFSSVRQYLKFDITRVVIDNFVFKLHYRWTFVMLLVATLLITSRQYIGEHIQCISDGVIAPVINTFCFFTPTFTVVRDLNHTVFKPGSEPPGIGHYDASKDQIKRHAYYQWVPFVLFFQALCFYIPHFLWKKWEGGRVKALVFGLKMVGLTRYLKNDSLRIGKLNVPSMAEAEERIKDIRRTMIDRMRLNQSWGAHLVFTEFLNLVNLLLQITWTNRFLGGQFLDLGPKAVKGRWSEELSVLDIVFPKVTKCRFHKYGAGGSLQDHDTLCVMALNIMNEKIYTILWFWYAFLLTVTVLGLIWRLLTLCLYRNLTFTRWSLYWAKPGRLDEKELAAVIDKCNFSNWMFLFFLRTNLSEFLFKKVIYHLASEFPNPEKDNDINAYRDIGAPTSSSSQKPRYPDISSLDTVDAPLLHQRHPATPTTEPSDMATLAV; from the exons ATGCTGAACACCTTTAGTTCGGTGAGGCAGTACCTCAAGTTCGATATCACCCGGGTGGTGATCGACAACTTTGTGTTCAAGCTGCACTACCGATGGACCTTCGTAATGCTCCTGGTGGCCACCCTGCTGATCACATCGCGTCAGTATATCGGTGAGCATATCCAGTGCATTTCGGATGGAGTTATAGCGCCGGTCATCAACACATTCTGCTTCTTTACGCCCACTTTCACGGTG GTTCGCGATCTGAATCACACAGTATTTAAACCGGGCAGTGAACCGCCTGGCATTGGACACTACGATGCCAGCAAGGATCAGATCAAGAGGCACGCCTACTACCAGTGGGTGCCCTTCGTCCTGTTCTTCCAGGCTCTCTGCTTCTACATTCCGCACTTTCTGTGGAAGAAGTGGGAGGGCGGCCGAGTTAAGGCCTTGGTATTCGGCCTCAAAATGGTCGGCCTGACCAGGTATTTGAAAAATGATAGCTTACGCATCGGTAAGCTCAATGTCCCGTCCATGGCCGAGGCGGAGGAGAGGATCAAGGACATCCGCAGGACAATGATCGATCGAATGCGTTTGAATCAGTCGTGGGGCGCTCACTTGGTCTTCACCGAGTTCCTGAATTTGGTCAACCTACTGCTACAGATCACATGGACGAATCGATTCCTGGGCGGACAGTTTCTGGATCTGGGACCCAAGGCCGTCAAGGGACGTTGGTCCGAGGAGCTCAGTGTCCTGGATATTGTCTTTCCCAAGGTAACCAAGTGCCGATTCCATAAATATGGTGCCGGTGGTTCGCTACAGGATCATGATACGCTCTGTGTAATGGCCTTGAATATAATGAACGAAAAGATATATACGATTCTGTGGTTCTGGTATGCCTTCTTGCTGACTGTCACCGTTCTGGGCCTTATCTGGCGACTACTCACCCTGTGTTTGTACAGAAA CTTAACCTTCACCCGCTGGTCCCTCTACTGGGCCAAGCCGGGCCGTCTGGATGAAAAAGAACTGGCTGCTGTGATTGACAAGTGCAACTTCTCCAACTGGATGTTCCTGTTCTTCCTGCGCACCAACCTCTCCGAGTTCCTCTTCAAAAAGGTGATCTATCACCTGGCCAGCGAGTTTCCCAATCCGGAGAAAGACAACGACATCAACGCCTATCGAGACATCGGTGCTCCGACATCATCCTCATCGCAGAAGCCCCGCTATCCGGACATAAGTAGTCTCGATACTGTGGATGCACCGTTGTTGCATCAACGACACCCAGCCACTCCCACCACCGAACCTTCGGATATGGCCACGTTAGcggtttaa